In Malus sylvestris chromosome 15, drMalSylv7.2, whole genome shotgun sequence, a single genomic region encodes these proteins:
- the LOC126602833 gene encoding uncharacterized protein LOC126602833, producing MATNTQQWAIEQPQSRSVFEMSNGSPYMLAQIEKKEKKLERFNAKFDMLLQRIPGSQVAVQQPLLTACSICSMTTHDFLSCPRKDAYPKFTVEQTNQEIQNMHAPMKNMEQQIGQMALQVLERASGEGELKPTSNIIQLADRSITYPRRIIEDVIVKVDKLYLPADFMMLDMDEDLTTPIILGRPFLATTRTLIDVEAGTLTFRVFQNSNVDIELEGRGCVLKVKKYLLKSFQRKFSARESLTLKELVI from the exons ATGGCAACAAATACACAACAATGGGCAATTGAGCAGCCCCAATCTAGATCTGTTTTTGAGATGTCTAATGGTTCTCCATATATGTTggcacaaattgaaaaaaaggagaaaaagctTGAAAGATTTAatgcaaaatttgacatgttattaCAAAGAATTCCGGGTTCACAGGTTGCTGTACAACAGCCCTTACTAACTGCCTGCAGCATTTGCAGCATGACAACCCATGATTTTTTGAGTTGTCCACGTAAAGATGCTTATCCAAAGTTTACAGTGGAGCAA ACTAATCAAGAAATCCAAAATATGCATGCACCAATGAAAAATATGGAacaacaaattgggcagatggcATTGCAGGTTTTAGAAAGAGCATCGG GTGAAGGAGAGCTGAAACCAACCTCcaacattattcaattggcTGACCGATCAATTACTTATCCTAGAAGgatcattgaagatgttattgtgaaggttgacaaattatatttacCAGCTGATTTTATGATGTTGGACATGGATGAGGATTTGACAACACCCATCATTTTGGGCCGCCCATTCCTAGCAACAACCCGGACTCTTATTGATGTTGAAGCCGGAACACTAACATTTCGG GTTTTTCAAAACAGTAATGTGGACATTGAACTAGAGGGCAGGGGTTGTGTGCTCAAGGTCAAGAAGTATCTACTAAAGTCATTCCAAAGGAAGTTTAGTGCACGCGAGTCACTGACTCTGAAGGAACTAGTGATCTGA